A single genomic interval of Porphyromonas sp. oral taxon 275 harbors:
- a CDS encoding M28 family peptidase, protein MKLLKPFLCSSLALILLGLGACGGSRAQSQEQTESQPSPERKAAPFSADSAYSYVVAQVQMGPRTPGSEAHTRCARWIEDKLRSWGYTVTLQRFEGKDYYGKVAEGTNIIATLQPEAKDRLLLMAHWDTRQVADQDASSSAQSQPILGADDGASGVAVLLELARQEALQPSGKALDFVFFDLEDGGRGGDDDSWCLGAQHWAKQPHHAGYTARYGILLDMVGAQGARFYWETASKQFARPLLSALWQTAAQLGWGSYFVQAEGSAMTDDHIPVIRELGIPSVDIINYDPTRPTGFGSHWHTQQDDLNIISIETLRTVGETVATTLRDEL, encoded by the coding sequence ATGAAGCTACTCAAGCCATTCCTCTGCTCCAGCCTCGCCCTCATCCTGCTCGGCCTCGGGGCCTGCGGCGGCTCCCGCGCACAGAGCCAGGAGCAGACCGAGAGCCAGCCTAGCCCCGAGCGCAAGGCCGCTCCCTTCTCGGCCGACTCGGCCTACAGCTACGTCGTGGCGCAGGTACAGATGGGCCCCCGCACCCCTGGGAGCGAGGCCCACACACGCTGCGCCCGCTGGATCGAGGATAAGCTACGCAGCTGGGGCTACACGGTGACTCTGCAGCGCTTCGAGGGAAAGGACTACTACGGCAAGGTCGCTGAGGGAACCAACATCATCGCCACCCTGCAGCCCGAGGCTAAGGATCGCCTCCTGCTAATGGCGCACTGGGATACCCGCCAGGTAGCCGATCAGGACGCCAGCAGCAGCGCCCAGAGCCAGCCCATCCTCGGTGCCGACGACGGCGCCAGCGGGGTAGCTGTGCTGCTGGAGCTCGCGCGTCAGGAGGCGCTACAGCCCTCGGGCAAGGCGCTGGACTTCGTCTTCTTCGACCTCGAGGATGGCGGCCGCGGCGGGGATGACGACAGCTGGTGCCTCGGCGCGCAGCACTGGGCGAAGCAGCCCCACCACGCGGGCTACACGGCACGCTACGGCATCCTCCTCGACATGGTCGGGGCCCAGGGGGCGCGCTTCTACTGGGAGACGGCCTCCAAGCAGTTCGCCCGTCCGCTCCTCTCGGCCCTCTGGCAGACGGCGGCACAGCTCGGCTGGGGCAGCTACTTCGTCCAGGCCGAGGGCTCAGCGATGACGGACGACCACATCCCCGTGATCCGCGAGCTCGGCATCCCATCGGTGGACATCATCAACTACGACCCTACGCGCCCCACGGGCTTCGGCAGCCACTGGCACACCCAGCAGGATGACCTCAACATCATCTCGATCGAGACCCTGCGTACCGTAGGTGAGACCGTAGCCACGACCCTAAGGGACGAACTCTAA
- a CDS encoding nitroreductase family protein, with product MSPIETLIRRNRTCRRFDEQQPIERLQLIRWINVIRHTASGRNIQPLKYIVVTDPEQCHWLTGLMRWAAMLPDWEGPAVGERPTAYLIQLVDTHLAPAARFDEGIQLEALGLLATEAGYGMCIFSPHGRGDIARMYDLPQHLSINAIVALGKPAEEPILEELRPGEEPRYWRDAEGRHHVPKRGLEELIIEPNKASVF from the coding sequence ATGTCCCCTATCGAGACACTCATCCGACGCAACCGCACCTGCCGCCGCTTCGACGAGCAGCAGCCCATCGAGCGCCTCCAGCTCATCCGCTGGATCAACGTCATCCGTCATACGGCCTCAGGGCGCAACATCCAGCCCCTCAAGTACATCGTCGTCACCGATCCCGAGCAGTGCCACTGGCTCACAGGCCTGATGCGCTGGGCTGCCATGCTCCCCGACTGGGAGGGTCCCGCCGTGGGCGAGCGCCCTACGGCCTACCTCATCCAGCTGGTGGACACGCATCTAGCACCCGCCGCGCGCTTCGACGAGGGCATACAGCTCGAGGCGCTCGGCCTGCTGGCTACCGAGGCTGGCTACGGTATGTGCATCTTCTCCCCGCATGGTCGTGGGGACATCGCCCGCATGTACGACCTGCCGCAGCACCTCTCGATCAACGCGATCGTAGCCCTAGGCAAGCCCGCCGAGGAGCCCATCCTCGAGGAGCTACGTCCTGGCGAAGAGCCTCGCTACTGGCGGGACGCCGAGGGGCGCCACCACGTACCCAAGCGCGGCCTCGAGGAGCTCATCATCGAGCCCAACAAGGCCTCCGTATTCTAG
- a CDS encoding TatD family hydrolase, with amino-acid sequence MIDSHTHVYSEDFAEDLEAMLERARTAGIEQMVLPAVDSSSWERLWALAQRYPDFLYPTAGLHPTSVGEDYLRELAYVEERLDGYPIVALGEIGLDYHWDTSYREQQLEAFATQLRWAHQRGLPVILHIREAFADAFALLRELALPGLRGVFHSFTGTEEELVEALSFEGFYVGINGVVTFKNSDLRDYITRIPLERLLIETDAPYLAPVPKRGRRNEPSYLPYTASYLADCYGIPEERLVEATTANARRLFALPQH; translated from the coding sequence ATGATCGACAGCCATACCCATGTCTATTCGGAGGACTTCGCCGAGGATCTAGAGGCCATGCTGGAGCGTGCCCGCACCGCTGGCATCGAGCAGATGGTGCTGCCCGCCGTGGACTCCTCCAGCTGGGAGCGTCTCTGGGCGCTCGCTCAGCGCTACCCCGACTTCCTCTACCCTACGGCAGGCCTGCACCCCACCTCTGTGGGGGAGGACTACCTGCGTGAGCTAGCCTACGTCGAGGAGCGCCTCGACGGCTACCCCATCGTAGCCCTCGGGGAGATTGGGCTAGACTACCACTGGGACACGAGCTACAGGGAGCAGCAGCTGGAGGCCTTCGCCACACAGCTCCGCTGGGCGCACCAGCGCGGACTGCCCGTGATCCTACATATCCGTGAGGCCTTCGCCGACGCCTTCGCCCTACTGCGCGAGCTCGCCCTACCCGGGCTGCGCGGGGTCTTCCACAGCTTCACGGGCACGGAGGAGGAGCTCGTGGAGGCGCTGAGCTTCGAGGGCTTCTACGTCGGGATCAATGGCGTGGTGACCTTCAAGAATAGCGACCTACGCGACTACATCACCCGCATCCCGCTGGAGCGCCTCCTCATCGAGACCGACGCCCCCTATCTGGCGCCCGTGCCCAAGCGCGGACGGCGCAACGAGCCCAGCTACCTCCCCTACACGGCCAGCTACCTGGCAGACTGCTACGGCATCCCCGAGGAGCGCCTCGTCGAGGCAACGACGGCCAATGCTCGCCGCCTCTTCGCCCTCCCTCAGCACTAA
- a CDS encoding polyprenyl synthetase family protein, whose protein sequence is MATAQDKKILQELQAAVRTSLKARGFAERQPQGLFAPIEYTLQLGGKRIRPMLCLAAAYAFAPERWHEALPAAAALEIFHNFTLLHDDLMDRSPLRRGQETVYRKWDDNTAILSGDAMCIEAYAALGELEAKALQPELFGLFSRMALEVCVGQQLDMDFEHRSDVTVAEYLEMIRLKTSVLLGASLQIGALLGGASTEAAERLYRIGVELGLAFQIQDDLLDVYGDEATFGKPIGGDIVNAKKTLLLLYTQEQLQGAQREELQRLLDLSPEERKGRIAEVRALYDAVGVRAYAEGEVARLSQSAYSELEALSTSVPTLEAEHFGPLRLLFDSLSGRTH, encoded by the coding sequence ATGGCTACAGCCCAAGACAAGAAGATACTACAGGAGCTCCAGGCAGCCGTGCGCACCAGCCTCAAGGCACGAGGCTTCGCGGAGCGCCAGCCCCAGGGCCTCTTTGCCCCCATCGAATACACGCTCCAGCTCGGCGGCAAGCGCATCCGCCCCATGCTCTGCCTCGCAGCAGCCTATGCCTTCGCCCCCGAGCGCTGGCACGAGGCGCTCCCTGCAGCGGCGGCGCTGGAGATCTTCCACAACTTCACGCTCCTACACGACGACCTGATGGACCGCTCGCCCCTGCGCCGCGGTCAGGAGACCGTCTACCGCAAGTGGGATGACAATACCGCTATCCTCTCGGGCGACGCGATGTGCATCGAGGCCTACGCCGCACTCGGCGAGCTCGAGGCGAAGGCCCTGCAGCCCGAGCTCTTCGGCCTCTTCAGCCGCATGGCGCTCGAGGTGTGCGTGGGGCAGCAGCTGGACATGGACTTCGAGCACCGTAGCGATGTCACCGTGGCGGAGTACCTCGAGATGATCCGTCTGAAAACCTCCGTCCTGCTGGGCGCCTCGCTCCAGATCGGCGCCCTCCTAGGCGGCGCCAGCACCGAGGCCGCCGAGCGCCTCTACCGCATCGGCGTCGAGCTGGGTCTGGCCTTCCAGATACAGGATGACCTACTGGACGTCTACGGCGATGAGGCGACCTTCGGCAAGCCCATAGGCGGCGACATCGTCAACGCCAAGAAGACACTCCTGCTGCTCTACACCCAGGAGCAACTCCAGGGCGCCCAGCGCGAGGAGCTCCAGCGCCTGCTCGACCTCAGCCCCGAGGAGCGCAAGGGACGCATCGCCGAGGTACGTGCCCTCTACGACGCCGTAGGGGTACGCGCCTATGCCGAGGGCGAGGTGGCGCGTCTGAGCCAGTCGGCCTACAGCGAGCTCGAGGCGCTCAGCACGAGCGTCCCCACGCTAGAGGCCGAGCACTTCGGTCCCCTACGCTTGCTCTTCGACAGCCTCTCGGGACGTACGCACTAG
- a CDS encoding BACON domain-containing protein — translation MNKTRLIPFLGLAALLAACKSDEPAPSTTEAPFSILEAKTYLPVEAGSSTVRLDQAPATVYSRDSWLKVAVQGSTITLSTTSNDQLESRNTQLVVKDSKGDSIALNIMQEGIIFGLPKEQAMVGGDEAIDKTIKVASNVQVSYTASADWIKVSTSGKQLHIEAAANTTKTPRTGWVIAKGAGHVDSLEVTQASLADITGTYTQTALTLDASGAMVPFTSTLVIKEVTKTQASVIVDGIYTWEASFTPGRALELLNGKVVKTVTTGAKPVYIVTVLAADDFTNEHKNMILGTREPVLISITREGKLVFAEKFKIASEQTWASYGFVRSSSNRLTQGTYLGIEQMYIQPKLSKKS, via the coding sequence ATGAATAAGACACGCCTCATCCCCTTCCTCGGGCTGGCCGCACTGCTAGCGGCCTGCAAGAGCGACGAGCCTGCTCCCTCCACGACCGAGGCCCCCTTCAGCATCCTCGAGGCTAAGACCTACCTCCCCGTGGAGGCAGGTAGCTCGACGGTGCGCCTGGATCAGGCTCCCGCCACGGTCTACAGCCGTGACTCCTGGCTCAAGGTCGCCGTACAGGGCTCGACCATCACCCTCAGCACCACGAGCAATGATCAGCTCGAGTCGCGCAATACGCAGCTCGTCGTCAAGGATAGCAAGGGGGACTCCATCGCCCTGAACATCATGCAGGAGGGCATCATCTTCGGGCTGCCCAAGGAGCAGGCCATGGTAGGCGGTGACGAAGCGATCGACAAGACCATCAAGGTCGCCTCCAACGTCCAGGTCTCCTATACCGCCTCTGCCGACTGGATCAAGGTCTCGACGAGCGGCAAGCAGCTGCACATCGAGGCTGCGGCCAATACGACGAAGACCCCCCGCACGGGCTGGGTCATCGCCAAGGGGGCAGGGCACGTCGACTCGCTGGAGGTCACACAGGCCTCGCTGGCCGACATCACCGGTACCTACACCCAGACGGCGCTCACCCTCGATGCGTCTGGCGCTATGGTACCCTTCACCTCTACCCTCGTGATCAAGGAGGTGACGAAGACCCAGGCCAGCGTCATCGTCGACGGCATCTACACCTGGGAGGCTAGCTTCACCCCAGGCAGAGCACTGGAGCTGCTGAACGGTAAGGTCGTCAAGACGGTCACCACAGGCGCCAAGCCCGTGTACATCGTCACCGTCCTCGCGGCTGATGACTTCACCAACGAGCACAAGAACATGATACTCGGTACCCGCGAGCCCGTCCTCATCTCCATCACGCGTGAGGGTAAGCTCGTCTTCGCCGAGAAGTTCAAGATCGCCAGTGAGCAGACCTGGGCCTCCTATGGCTTCGTCCGCTCCAGCTCCAACCGCCTGACGCAGGGTACCTACCTCGGCATCGAGCAGATGTACATCCAGCCCAAGCTCAGCAAGAAGTCCTAG
- a CDS encoding DUF4302 domain-containing protein produces MHKKSLYTLLGLLALLLLPSCLKDSKEIFDRSAAARIDELVAKDRELLESAPGGWRLQYYAGRDYSGPGFTLLMKFAGGHVTIMGDNGDPELASTTEYAIVKDQGPVLTFPTFNAVLHPLASASLGHPEGIQGDYEFAILSTSTDSIRLVGKKWGNEMLLTRLPEKSSFEELLLGMLSVREEMTANTYDFILDGKPLAKGEINTTSRHLTATLEGKNHDIAYTFHEKGITLQRPLVLGGKSYQSFAWDSEKKRFTSGGLTIQLFIPKSHKPIDFWYGTWTMRHNPIRGWRKPTTLTLEAGDKANTLKGTLNFRGVDYKLILPYDPATGTITFVGQPLHDPTNKYAGGVVLIPISLADGRKLLSTDHSITFTWDEDQQQAIAEGSEMADGKVDSFFGVAYGEDLKPVVDKNGHYVFPIAMENIQFLKKSN; encoded by the coding sequence ATGCACAAGAAATCTCTCTATACGCTCCTCGGGCTGCTGGCACTCCTGCTGCTGCCCTCCTGTCTCAAGGACAGCAAGGAGATCTTCGACCGCTCTGCTGCCGCCCGCATTGACGAGCTCGTCGCCAAGGACCGCGAGCTACTGGAGTCCGCCCCTGGGGGCTGGCGCCTGCAGTACTATGCTGGGCGCGACTACTCGGGACCGGGCTTCACGCTCCTGATGAAGTTCGCTGGCGGGCACGTGACCATCATGGGTGACAATGGCGACCCCGAGCTGGCCTCCACGACGGAGTACGCCATCGTCAAGGACCAGGGCCCTGTGCTCACCTTCCCCACCTTCAACGCCGTGCTCCATCCGCTGGCCTCGGCCTCGCTCGGGCACCCCGAGGGGATACAGGGCGACTATGAGTTCGCCATCCTCTCTACCTCCACCGACAGCATACGCCTGGTGGGGAAGAAGTGGGGCAATGAGATGCTGCTGACGCGCCTGCCGGAGAAGAGCAGCTTCGAGGAGCTCCTCCTCGGGATGCTCTCCGTCCGTGAGGAGATGACAGCCAATACCTATGACTTCATCCTCGACGGTAAGCCTCTAGCAAAGGGCGAGATCAATACCACCAGCCGTCACCTCACGGCGACGCTGGAGGGTAAGAACCATGACATCGCCTACACCTTCCACGAGAAGGGCATCACGCTCCAGCGTCCCCTCGTCCTCGGGGGCAAGAGCTACCAGAGCTTCGCCTGGGACAGCGAGAAGAAGCGCTTCACCTCGGGCGGACTGACGATCCAGCTCTTTATCCCCAAGAGCCACAAGCCGATCGACTTCTGGTACGGTACCTGGACGATGCGTCACAATCCGATCCGCGGCTGGCGTAAGCCCACCACCCTCACCCTCGAGGCGGGCGACAAGGCCAATACGCTCAAGGGTACGCTCAACTTCCGTGGCGTCGACTACAAGCTCATCCTCCCCTACGATCCCGCTACGGGTACGATCACCTTCGTCGGTCAGCCGCTACACGACCCGACGAATAAGTACGCTGGTGGTGTCGTCCTCATCCCCATCTCGCTAGCCGATGGGCGCAAGCTCCTCTCCACCGACCACAGCATCACCTTCACCTGGGACGAAGACCAGCAGCAGGCCATCGCCGAGGGCAGTGAGATGGCCGATGGCAAGGTAGACTCCTTCTTCGGCGTCGCCTACGGTGAGGACCTCAAGCCCGTGGTGGACAAGAATGGTCACTACGTCTTCCCCATCGCGATGGAGAATATCCAGTTCCTCAAGAAGAGCAACTAA
- a CDS encoding putative zinc-binding metallopeptidase codes for MKYLYQGLLALGLLLGVAACSEDKPNDPTIFPIQPEAKNAFEQWLEKNYRVPYNIRFKYKLEDAETDLSYHFIPADSAKTAKLAIITKYLWFDAYAEVLGPEFMQRNAPRLLVAIGTPGYTRQRTEIIGSADGGYKVILGKVNSLSNETLSDYEEMTLYYFHTMHHEFTHILNQKKPYNTSFEQVTKSGYVSGDWINTTDRNALRAGFITPYAMQDPAEDFAEMLSNYVTYTPQRWAKALSDAGTHGAALITQKLALVKDYTLSSWGLDLDELRDVVLRRGSQISSLELNKLN; via the coding sequence TCCTACGATCTTCCCCATACAGCCCGAGGCCAAGAACGCCTTCGAGCAGTGGCTGGAGAAGAACTATCGTGTCCCCTACAACATACGCTTCAAGTACAAGCTAGAGGATGCTGAGACCGACCTCAGCTACCACTTCATCCCCGCAGACTCGGCCAAGACGGCGAAGCTCGCCATCATCACCAAGTACCTGTGGTTCGATGCCTACGCCGAGGTCCTCGGCCCTGAGTTCATGCAGCGCAATGCGCCTCGCCTGCTGGTGGCCATCGGTACGCCGGGCTACACGCGCCAGCGCACCGAGATCATCGGGAGCGCCGACGGGGGCTACAAGGTCATCCTGGGGAAGGTCAACTCCCTGAGCAATGAGACGCTCAGCGACTATGAGGAGATGACACTCTACTACTTCCACACGATGCACCACGAGTTCACCCACATCCTCAATCAGAAGAAGCCCTACAACACCTCCTTCGAGCAGGTCACCAAGTCCGGCTACGTCAGTGGCGACTGGATCAACACGACGGACCGCAACGCCCTGCGTGCGGGCTTCATCACCCCCTACGCCATGCAGGATCCGGCTGAGGACTTCGCCGAGATGCTCTCCAACTACGTCACCTACACACCGCAGCGCTGGGCCAAGGCTCTCTCGGATGCAGGGACGCACGGGGCAGCACTCATCACGCAGAAGCTCGCCCTGGTGAAGGACTACACCCTCAGCAGCTGGGGCCTCGACCTCGACGAGCTGCGCGATGTCGTCCTGCGCCGAGGTAGCCAAATCTCCTCCCTTGAGCTCAACAAACTGAACTAG